A section of the Stenotrophomonas sp. 364 genome encodes:
- the msrA gene encoding peptide-methionine (S)-S-oxide reductase MsrA, with protein MKIAMDKLMAGSIAAVIAAMTIAAVVSLDRPAQAATSQAQALVTLPAPTGTADFKPPGIKRAQVVFAGGCFWGVQGVFQHINGVDNAVSGYIGGSAGDASYTRVGSGRTGHAEAVQVTYDPSKVSYGQLMQVFFSVAHDPTQLNRQGPDRGTQYRSAVFADDAGQRDATQAYIAQLQRAKAFAGPVVTTVEGGKRFYPAEGYHQNYLTLHPESLYIRINDLPKVEALKRQYPALYREKPRLVSTLSAR; from the coding sequence ATGAAGATCGCAATGGACAAACTGATGGCCGGCAGCATCGCGGCGGTGATCGCGGCGATGACCATCGCCGCCGTCGTCAGCCTGGACCGCCCGGCGCAGGCGGCCACGTCGCAGGCGCAGGCGCTGGTGACGCTGCCTGCGCCCACCGGCACGGCCGACTTCAAGCCGCCCGGCATCAAGCGCGCACAGGTGGTGTTTGCCGGCGGCTGCTTCTGGGGCGTACAGGGCGTGTTCCAGCACATCAACGGCGTGGACAACGCGGTGTCCGGCTACATCGGCGGCAGCGCGGGCGATGCCAGCTACACGCGGGTGGGCAGCGGTCGCACCGGCCACGCTGAAGCGGTGCAGGTCACCTACGATCCGTCGAAGGTGAGCTACGGGCAGCTGATGCAGGTGTTCTTTTCCGTGGCCCACGACCCCACCCAGCTCAACCGCCAGGGGCCGGATCGCGGCACGCAGTATCGCTCGGCGGTATTTGCTGACGATGCCGGGCAGCGCGATGCGACCCAGGCCTACATCGCCCAGCTCCAGCGGGCCAAGGCGTTTGCCGGGCCGGTGGTGACCACGGTCGAGGGCGGCAAGCGGTTCTATCCGGCCGAGGGCTACCACCAGAACTACCTCACCCTGCATCCGGAGTCGCTGTATATCCGCATCAACGACCTGCCGAAGGTGGAGGCGCTCAAGCGCCAGTACCCGGCGCTGTACCGAGAGAAGCCGCGGTTGGTGTCCACACTGTCGGCGCGCTGA